Proteins encoded together in one Shewanella oneidensis MR-1 window:
- a CDS encoding DUF3069 domain-containing protein — translation MAEVSVEYRETTERISYNVANKVLPMAKLPESLLAAYQGLCAELLEDREAKFSQAWEALPASARNLMPQAQFHGFYIANAWLQLSRVAQEISEQADTDEAINEQEYNGIFTRLADESLKECVRKLKKARTDRSMLNSFKQVMAP, via the coding sequence ATGGCTGAAGTATCAGTTGAGTATCGCGAAACTACCGAACGTATTAGTTACAATGTTGCCAATAAAGTGCTGCCTATGGCGAAATTGCCGGAGAGCCTATTGGCGGCTTATCAAGGTTTGTGTGCAGAGCTGTTAGAAGACAGAGAAGCTAAATTTAGTCAGGCATGGGAAGCATTACCCGCCAGTGCGCGTAATTTGATGCCGCAGGCCCAATTCCATGGTTTTTATATTGCCAACGCTTGGTTGCAATTAAGCCGAGTTGCGCAGGAGATTTCTGAGCAGGCCGATACAGATGAAGCGATCAATGAACAGGAATATAACGGCATTTTTACTCGTTTAGCCGACGAGTCATTAAAGGAGTGCGTGCGCAAATTAAAGAAAGCGCGCACCGACCGTTCAATGCTCAACAGCTTTAAGCAAGTGATGGCGCCATAA
- a CDS encoding phosphatase PAP2 family protein, translated as MKKILCAVLLLFTGASWANSDDLETSGDVVHLLLPATALGATLFYEEGHEGSWQLLKAAVSSRVIVEGLKLGVNKDRPDGSGDDSFPSGHTSDSFMAATFIQQRYGWQYGLPAYLAASYVGYTRVESDKHYVEDVLAGAAIGMLAGWYFTEPYKGITVTPLAHNGVYGLYISGQF; from the coding sequence TTGAAAAAGATACTCTGTGCCGTCCTGTTACTGTTTACTGGCGCCAGTTGGGCGAACTCCGATGATCTTGAAACGTCAGGAGATGTTGTGCATCTGCTCTTACCTGCAACCGCCTTGGGGGCAACTTTATTTTATGAAGAGGGTCATGAGGGAAGTTGGCAATTACTCAAGGCCGCAGTATCGAGTCGAGTGATCGTCGAAGGCTTAAAGCTGGGTGTCAATAAGGACAGACCTGATGGCAGTGGTGATGATTCTTTCCCATCAGGACACACCTCTGATAGCTTTATGGCGGCGACGTTTATCCAACAACGTTATGGTTGGCAATATGGCCTACCAGCTTATCTTGCCGCTTCATATGTGGGATATACTCGAGTGGAGAGCGATAAGCATTATGTAGAAGATGTGCTCGCAGGGGCTGCTATTGGTATGCTGGCGGGTTGGTATTTTACGGAGCCCTATAAAGGGATCACAGTGACACCGTTAGCCCATAATGGGGTTTATGGTTTATATATTAGCGGCCAATTTTAA
- a CDS encoding IS256-like element ISSod4 family transposase: protein MTQPFNFEQALKDLQSGKSLTGKDSILGPLIKQLTEAALQAELEQHLAHDPQPNRKNGKTPKTIKHPSGNFELDAPRDRNGTFEPQLIKKNQTTLTDEIERKVLSMFSIGMSYRDINQHVEDMYGLNVSNATVSAITDKLIPELKAWQQRPLDSHYPIVWLDAIHYKVKEDGRYVSKAVYTLLALNMKGKKEILGLHLSENEGANYWLSVLTDLNNRGVKDILIACVDGLTGFPEAIASIFPHTETQLCVIHQIRNSMKYVASKNQKAFMADLKPVYRAVSKEAAEMALDELEAKWGDAYPLVINSWRRKWHNLSHYFKYPEHIRKVIYTTNAVEAVHRQFRKLTKTKGAFPNENSLLKLLYAGILNASDKWTMPIHNWSLCLSQLAIYFEGRLDSVLEI, encoded by the coding sequence GATCAAGCAACTCACTGAAGCGGCTCTCCAGGCTGAGCTTGAGCAGCATTTAGCGCATGATCCTCAGCCTAATCGTAAAAATGGCAAAACCCCTAAGACCATTAAGCATCCGTCCGGTAACTTTGAGTTAGACGCGCCTAGAGACCGCAATGGCACCTTTGAGCCTCAGTTGATTAAGAAAAATCAAACTACACTAACCGATGAAATCGAACGTAAAGTGTTATCGATGTTCAGTATAGGTATGAGCTATCGCGATATTAATCAACATGTTGAAGATATGTATGGGCTCAATGTGTCTAACGCAACAGTCAGTGCTATCACTGACAAACTCATCCCCGAACTTAAAGCGTGGCAGCAGCGCCCATTAGATAGCCATTATCCTATCGTTTGGCTTGATGCGATACATTATAAAGTCAAAGAGGATGGGCGTTACGTCAGTAAAGCCGTTTACACATTGTTAGCGCTTAATATGAAAGGAAAAAAGGAAATTTTAGGGCTTCACTTATCCGAAAATGAAGGCGCTAATTACTGGCTATCCGTACTGACCGATCTTAATAATCGTGGTGTAAAAGATATTCTTATCGCCTGTGTTGACGGCTTGACCGGTTTCCCTGAGGCCATAGCCAGTATCTTTCCTCATACGGAAACACAGCTATGCGTTATCCACCAGATCCGTAACTCAATGAAGTATGTCGCCTCAAAAAATCAGAAAGCGTTTATGGCTGATTTAAAGCCTGTGTATCGAGCCGTGAGTAAAGAAGCCGCAGAGATGGCCTTGGACGAACTGGAGGCCAAATGGGGTGATGCTTATCCGTTGGTAATCAACTCTTGGCGTCGCAAATGGCATAATTTGTCCCATTATTTTAAGTACCCAGAACATATCAGGAAAGTGATTTACACGACCAATGCGGTTGAGGCTGTGCATCGCCAATTTAGAAAGCTCACCAAAACCAAAGGTGCATTTCCTAATGAAAATAGCTTGTTGAAGCTACTTTACGCAGGCATATTAAACGCCTCAGATAAATGGACTATGCCAATCCACAATTGGAGCCTTTGTTTATCTCAGTTAGCGATTTATTTTGAAGGACGTTTAGATAGCGTGCTAGAAATTTAA